Part of the Alicyclobacillus vulcanalis genome is shown below.
ACGCCCACCGTGCGCCAGACGTGATCGCCATCCGTGGATTCGATGAGCACGCGCACCTTGGCCGCCGTCGCGTCCTTCTCGTCGAGCACGCGCACCTTGTAGTCCGTGAGGTGCATGCGGCGGATCTCGGGGCGATGAGACGCCAGCGCCTTGCGCAAGACGGCGTCAAGCGCGTTGACAGGTCCGTTGCCCTCCGACACGGTGTGCACGATCTCGCCGTCGACCTCGAGCTTCACGATGGCTTGCGACGTCGCCTCGCCTTGGCGTTGGACATCGGTGTCGACGCGGACGGCGAGCACATGGAACGGCGGCTTGAAGTCGTGCAACATCCGGCGAAAGAGGAGCTCCTGGGAGGCCTCGGCGCCCTCGAACTGATAGCCGATGTGCTCCATCTGCTTGATTCGCTCGAGCAGTTGCCTGAGCTCCTTCTCCCGGCCCTCGACGGGAATGCCAAACGCCTCGGCCTGCGCCACCACGTTGGAGACGCCCGACAGCTCAGAGAGCAACACGCGGCGCTCGTTGCCCACGAGCTCTGGAGGAATGTGTTCGTAGGTCTCGGGATCGCGCTGAATCGCGCTCACGTGGATGCCGCCCTTGTGCGCAAACGCGCTGTGCCCGACAAACGGCTGGTAGCTGTGTGCGACCAGATTGCACAGTTCCCCGACGTAGCGGGCGACCGGCGTCAGCTGCCGCAGGTGATCGCGCGAGGGCAGGCACTGATAGCCCAGCTTCAACTCGAGATTGGGGATGATGGACGCCAAGTTGGCGTTGCCGCAGCGCTCGCCGATCCCGTTGATGGTGCCGTGAACCATGCGAGCGCCCGCCTGAACCGCGGCAAGGCTGTTGGCCACGGCCAGTTCGCAATCGTTATGCGTGTGGATGCCGACCCGCACCGGGACCTCCTGGATGACCTGTGCGACGATATCGCGGATGTCGTGCGGCAACGTGCCGCCGTTCGTGTCGCAGAGCGCCACCCAGTCCACGCCCGCCTCCCATGCCGCGCGCACCGTGGCCAGGGCGTAGGCGCGATTGCGCTTGAAGCCGTCGAAGAAGTGCTCGGCGTCGAAGATCACTTCGCGGCCGTGCCGCTTCAAATGCTGCACGGTATCGCGGATCATCGCGATGTTCTCCTCCAGGGAGACGCGGAGGGCCTCCGTCACATGGAAGTCCCACGCCTTGCCGACGATCGCGACTGTAGGTGTGGACGCCAACAGGACCGCCTGCACCCCCGCGTCGTCCTCGACGCGAACCCCGGGGCGGCGGGTGGACCCGAACGCGGTCAGTTTGGCGTGCTTGAGCCGCAACGACTTCGCCATCTGGAAGAACTCTTCGTCTTTCGGATTGGCGCCCGGGAAACCGCCCTCGATGTAGGCGACGCCGAGATCGTCCAACTTCTGTGCAATTTTGATTTTGTCGGCGACCGTGAGGCTGACACCCTCGCCCTGGGTGCCATCGCGCAACGTGGTGTCCAGAAGGTACACGTAGTTCATGCGTTCATCTCCTCGCCACTCCCTGAGAGGTCTATCTCTAATCCGCTGAAGGGGTGATATGTTCAATATGAACGGAATCTTGAGAAATGTCCAGAGTGGCGGGAGGCCACGCACGGCGACGGCGATCGGCGGCACCTCCAGTGGGTGCGGCCATTGACAGGCCTGTGGCTCACGCGATGGCAATCGCGACGGCGGTGGCCGCCGCGAGACCGCAAACCACGGGCACGAAGTTGCGGCGCGTCAAGCGCTCCGCGTCGCACCCCGTGACGCCCGCAATATCCAGCACGCCCCAGGGCACGAGGGTGCCGCCGCCACTCCACACGGAGCCCATCTGCCCGAGCGCCGCGAGCACCGCGACGTTTGCCCCGATGGGCTGGCCGAGGGCCTGCGCCAGCGTGCCCACGAGGACGAGACCGGAAAAGCCTGAGCCATCCAGGCCTGCGATCACGCCGACCAGCACGATCAAAGCGGCGACAGGCGCGACAGAGAGCGGCACGTGGTGCGCGAGCGCGCGGCCGAGATCGAACAGGAAGCCTGGCGCGCCGGGCCCGAGAATTTGAGGCGCCACCTCGGGCGACCCGAGAAGAAAGAACCCGGCGATGGGAATGACAGGGCCAAAAACCCGGGCGGAGAAGGCGAATCCTTCCTGAACAAACGACATGACTTCGTGCGCCGCGTCTCGGCCGTACTCGGCAAACGCGACGACGCACAGCACGAGCAGCGCAACCCCGCCCATGAGGGCCGTGGCGTCGCCGCCGCGCAGCGGCAGGAACACAGTGACGAGGATGCTGAAGAGGAACGCGGCGGGCACGAGCACGGCCGCGAGTTTCGCAGAAATTCCGAAGTGGACGCGCTCCGCGGCGGTGTGCGCCTCCTCCACGACCAGGCGCCCCCTGGCCATGTCGCGGCGCAGCAAGAAGTAGGCCAGGACGGTGCTCACGGCGCCCGTCGTCAACACGAGCGGAATGCTCGCCTGGATCACGCTCGTCACCGACACACCGGCTCCTGAACTCGTCAGCTTCGGGGCACCCTGAATGATAAAATCGCCCGAGAGCGCGATGCCGTGGCCGAACAGGTTCATGGCCATGGCGGCTCCGATGAGCGGCAAACCGGCCCGAAGGGCGATCGGCGTCATGAGAGGTGCCACCATCATGGTGGCAGGTGTCGGCCAGACGAGGAGCGAGACGACGCCCTTGACGAGTCCAAGCCCCCAAAACGCCAGCCCCGGCGTCTTCACGGCGTGTCGAAACGGCCGCAGGACGAGCTGGTCAGCGCCGGTCCGCTCGACGAGGCGAAGCAGGGCAATCATGAGGCCAATGACCACCATGATGCCGAGCAGGTTCTCCGCACTCGCCAAATTGGCGTTGAAGACGGTTTGAA
Proteins encoded:
- the cimA gene encoding citramalate synthase translates to MNYVYLLDTTLRDGTQGEGVSLTVADKIKIAQKLDDLGVAYIEGGFPGANPKDEEFFQMAKSLRLKHAKLTAFGSTRRPGVRVEDDAGVQAVLLASTPTVAIVGKAWDFHVTEALRVSLEENIAMIRDTVQHLKRHGREVIFDAEHFFDGFKRNRAYALATVRAAWEAGVDWVALCDTNGGTLPHDIRDIVAQVIQEVPVRVGIHTHNDCELAVANSLAAVQAGARMVHGTINGIGERCGNANLASIIPNLELKLGYQCLPSRDHLRQLTPVARYVGELCNLVAHSYQPFVGHSAFAHKGGIHVSAIQRDPETYEHIPPELVGNERRVLLSELSGVSNVVAQAEAFGIPVEGREKELRQLLERIKQMEHIGYQFEGAEASQELLFRRMLHDFKPPFHVLAVRVDTDVQRQGEATSQAIVKLEVDGEIVHTVSEGNGPVNALDAVLRKALASHRPEIRRMHLTDYKVRVLDEKDATAAKVRVLIESTDGDHVWRTVGVSENVIAASWEALVDSIQYYLALLAPSRSLVEA